One Triticum dicoccoides isolate Atlit2015 ecotype Zavitan chromosome 4B, WEW_v2.0, whole genome shotgun sequence genomic window carries:
- the LOC119294480 gene encoding uncharacterized protein LOC119294480, with the protein MRDSCSRPRPASLLLSLQIRAVSTHVSRNSTTASCTTKGHGIVEATLIPAIPPAVSCLQVYCSPPRPAAVPAPYIIAFEADFILIGVAATTRRYDHFVYNLAAGAGTSSLELLPLPPDPCPLSLDDSRVGILRCRRGNHSSYLVAALCYTFSPGEYELRLYSSGTGKWDTKTLLSRSQQQEHAGSYHVNHKVITIGGDAGTMGWVDLWQGILLCDLLRLRNDARLRYVKLPPPLLPGRTLEGCPRSSRDIAVVGGRIRYVELQIHIRPGSASRGGYLADGWTVAVWSTSATRPWGKDACWRQDYKLDASQICLTNDVPNLELLPTLPPPRDDEGKSQTILERLHTGHPTLSLHDHRVVYLMTKVDHRDEEAWVLAVDLKSKTLQGVAEFTADRVPGFSYTYTHCMVSRDDMSPGLHKAKYCNMYPHVYEGTYSNSYSYVSTV; encoded by the coding sequence ATGCGAGACAGTTGTAGTCGACCTCGGCCGGCAAGCCTCCTCCTCAGCTTACAAATCCGTGCCGTCTCCACCCATGTCAGCCGCAACTCCACCACCGCCTCCTGCACGACCAAGGGACACGGCATCGTCGAGGCCACGCTCATCCCTGCCATCCCACCCGCCGTCTCTTGCCTCCAAGTATACTGCTCGCCACCGAGGCCGGCAGCCGTGCCCGCGCCGTACATCATCGCCTTCGAGGCCGACTTCATCCTCATCGGCGTGGCTGCCACCACCCGACGGTATGACCATTTTGTTTACAACTTGGCAGCGGGCGCAGGGACGTCGTCGCTGGAGCTGCTCCCGCTACCTCCCGACCCCTGCCCCCTCTCGCTCGACGACTCGCGCGTCGGCATCCTCCGCTGCCGCCGAGGCAACCACTCTTCTTACCTGGTCGCCGCCCTCTGCTACACGTTCTCGCCCGGCGAGTACGAACTGCGTCTCTACAGCTCCGGCACCGGGAAATGGGACACGAAGACCCTCTTGTCAAGAAGCCAGCAGCAGGAGCACGCTGGCAGCTATCACGTCAACCACAAGGTGATCACCATCGGGGGAGACGCCGGCACCATGGGCTGGGTGGACCTCTGGCAGGGCATCCTCCTGTGCGACCTGCTCCGGCTCCGCAACGACGCCCGGTTGCGGTATGTTAAGCTGCCACCGCCGCTGCTGCCAGGCAGGACGCTCGAAGGCTGCCCGAGGAGCTCGCGGGACATCGCGGTCGTCGGCGGCCGCATCAGATACGTGGAGCTGCAGATCCACATCAGGCCCGGTTCGGCCAGCAGGGGCGGCTACCTCGCCGATGGCTGGACGGTCGCCGTGTGGAGCACCAGCGCTACACGTCCTTGGGGGAAAGACGCCTGTTGGCGCCAAGACTACAAACTCGACGCTTCTCAGATCTGCCTCACAAATGATGTACCAAACTTGGAGCTGCTGCCTACGCTGCCGCCGCCGCGAGATGATGAAGGCAAGTCCCAGACGATCTTGGAGAGACTCCACACGGGCCATCCCACGCTCAGCCTGCACGACCACCGAGTTGTTTACCTCATGACAAAGGTCGACCACCGGGATGAGGAGGCATGGGTGCTCGCCGTCGATCTGAAGAGCAAGACGCTGCAAGGAGTTGCAGAGTTCACCGCCGACAGAGTCCCGGGATTCAGCTACACATATACACACTGTATGGTCTCTCGGGATGATATGTCGCCAggtctccacaaagcaaaataTTGTAACATGTACCCTCACGTATACGAGGGCACTTATTCAAACAGCTACTCCTATGTAAGCACAGTATAA